The following proteins come from a genomic window of Diprion similis isolate iyDipSimi1 chromosome 8, iyDipSimi1.1, whole genome shotgun sequence:
- the LOC124409434 gene encoding ATPase family AAA domain-containing protein 3A homolog, with amino-acid sequence MSWLFGYRNPQQPQDFSQFAQPPALGGGPPGGGSSGGGGDQPPKNLTKSQMEAYRFDSSALERAAAAAKELERSSHAKDALDLSKLQETTRQVEMQTKLKEYEAHIEQMKAEQKRVEGDERRKTMQEETKQHQMRAQYQDQLARKRYDDQLGQQQRMNDENLRRQEESVAKQEAMRKATIEHEMELRHKNEMKKLDAELRAKAKVDRENQDLNLEKIRLKASENRITVLESIKTAGSVLGTGANALLQDWDKILAAAGGLSLIALGVYTAKGATGVSARYIESRLGKPSLVRETSRFSVLESLKHPIKTVKQLKEKQSDALSGVILAPKLEERLRDVAIATKNTKRNQGMYRNILMHGPPGTGKTMFAKKLAKHSGMDYAILTGGDVAPLGRDGVTAIHKVFDWASTSRKGLLLFIDEADAFLRKRSSERISEDLRATLNAFLYRTGEQSDKFMLVLASNTPEQFDWAVNDRLDEMVEFNLPGIEERERLVRLYFDKFVLQPATEGKKRLKVAQFDYGALCTKMAAITEGMSGRELAKLGVAWQAAAYASEDGVLTEQMVIDRCMDAVRQHKQKVKWQSEQERQESKSIYSSEKEISMSPLKPKESATTIEPDKVNTA; translated from the exons ATGTCGTGGTTGTTCGGATACCGTAACCCCCAGCAACCCCAGGACTTCTCGCAATTCGCACAACCACCAGCCCTAGGAGGCGGACCCCCCGGCGGCGGATCATCCGGCGGCGGGGGCGACCAGCCGCCGAAAAATTTAACCAAATCACAAATGGAAGCTTACAGATTTGACTCGAGCGCGCTCGAAAGAGCGGCTGCTGCTGCCAAGGAACTAGAGAGATCAA GTCATGCCAAAGATGCTCTCGACCTCTCGAAGCTTCAAGAAACGACGCGGCAGGTGGAAATGCAGACAAAGTTGAAAGAGTATGAAGCTCACATTGAGCAGATGAAAGCCGAACAAAAAAGAGTGGAGGGCGatgaaaggagaaaaacaaTGCAAGAGGAGACGAAGCAGCATCAAATGCGAGCTCAGTACCAGGACCAGCTAGCGAGAAAACGTTACGACGATCAGCTGGGTCAGCAGCAAAGAATGAACGATGAGAATCTTAGGCGGCAGGAAGAATCTGTAGCAAAACAGGAAGCGATGAGAAAGGCAACTATTGAACACGAAATGGAATTGAggcataaaaatgaaatgaagaaattagaTGCTGAACTTAGAGCGAAGGCAAAAGTTGACCGCGAAAACCAGGatttaaatttggaaaagatTAGACTAAAAGCTTCTGAAAATAGGATTACAGTTCTAGAATCCATTAA GACAGCTGGTTCGGTACTTGGGACAGGTGCGAACGCGTTGCTCCAAGACTGGGACAAAATCCTAGCAGCCGCTGGTGGTTTGTCGCTTATAGCACTGGGTGTTTATACCGCCAAAGGAGCGACGGGAGTTTCTGCTCGTTACATCGAGTCGCGTTTAGGAAAACCATCTCTGGTGCGAGAAACTTCAAGGTTCTCAGTCCTTGAGTCGTTGAAACATCCGATTAAAACTGTTAAACAGCTTAAGGAAAAGCAGTCAGATGCATTGTCAGGAGTAATCCTAGCACCAAAGTTGGAAGAGAGGTTGCGCGACGTTGCGATTGCAACCAAGAACACTAAGCGAAATCAGGGAATGTACAGGAACATACTGATGCATGGACCGCCTGGTACAGGAAAAACTATGTTTGCCAAAAAGCTGGCCAAACATTCGGGAATGGATTACGCTATCCTAACCGGAGGTGACGTAGCTCCATTAGGCCGGGATGGTGTCACTGCCATTCACAAAGTTTTCGACTGGGCGTCGACTTCTCGGAAAGGCTTGCTCCTTTTCATCGACGAGGCTGATGCCTTCCTGCGCAAAAGATCGAGCGAGCGCATATCTGAGGACCTGAGAGCAACATTGAACGCTTTCTTGTACAGAACCGGAGAGCAGAGCGATAAATTTATGCTTGTTCTCGCTTCCAATACCCCGGAACAATTCGACTGGGCAGTTAACGATCGACTGGACGAAATGGTCGAGTTCAATCTGCCTGGCATTGAGGAACGAGAGCGCCTCGTGCGTTTATACTTTGACAAATTCGTTCTTCAGCCAGCTACCGAAGGCAAGAAGCGGCTTAAGGTGGCTCAGTTCGATTACGGCGCTCTTTGTACCAAAATGGCAGCTATCACCGAAGGAATGTCCGGCAGAGAGTTGGCCAAGCTTGGTGTAGCGTGGCAGGCTGCTGCGTACGCCTCCGAGGACGGTGTTCTGACAGAACAGATGGTTATCGATAGGTGCATGGATGCTGTGAGACAGCACAAGCAGAAG GTGAAATGGCagagcgaacaggaaagacAAGAATCCAAATCAATCTATTCCTCGGAGAAAGAAATCTCTATGAGTCCGTTAAAGCCGAAAGAAAGTGCGACGACGATCGAGCCTGACAAAGTAAATACCGCCTAA